A window of the Diorhabda carinulata isolate Delta chromosome 1, icDioCari1.1, whole genome shotgun sequence genome harbors these coding sequences:
- the LOC130892165 gene encoding general odorant-binding protein lush-like, giving the protein MKSFLFILLLASAVISIIGMNEKQMKAAVKLVTNMCLQKTKATSEDIEKMHKGDWDVDHTAMCYMYCALNSYKLINKNNTLNYEAAMNQLGELPERYRDSAQQCTDQCRDAVVSLNEKCTAAYELAKCMYFCNPQKYFLP; this is encoded by the exons atgaaatcatttttattcattctaTTACTTGCGTCTGCAGTAATTAGTATTATAGGG aTGAACGAGAAACAGATGAAAGCAGCTGTTAAATTGGTTACTAATATGTGTCTGCAAAAAACCAAAGCCACATCTG AGGACATTGAGAAAATGCACAAAGGAGATTGGGATGTTGATCACACTGCTATG tgttATATGTATTGTGCCCTCAACTCATATAAATTG ataaataaaaacaatacactAAATTACGAAGCTGCAATGAACCAATTAGGTGAGCTACCAGAAAGGTACAGAGACTCTGCACAACAATGTACCGATCAATGCCGAGATGCAG TCGTTTCGTTGAACGAAAAATGTACAGCAGCATACGAACTTGCAAAATGCATGTACTTTTGCAATCCACAG aaatattttcttcCCTAA